The stretch of DNA TGGGGACGGAGGCGTTCCCCGAAGTCGACTACCTCTTGTTGGCTCTGGGGACCAACGACGTTGCAGGATCTGGTGGCTGGGGCAAACAATCCCGAGAATACGCCGAGAAGCTGATTGGAGCGAGTCAGCAGGCTTATCCGGGAGTCAAGGTTTGTTTTAGAAGTATATATATCTACTCATTATCTAGTCCATATATATTTCTGTAGATATGTAAATAATTCAAGCATCAACAAAGTGCAATTAAGATTGTTTTTTGATGTTCATGTTGTTGAAAGAATTGCTTATCTCGGCAACTAATGGACTTTCCAACTTCAGTAGGCCTtcttgaatattaaaaaacacattttattACGTTTTTCTCGACCATTAGACTATTTTTGCTCTCCAATGATTCTTGCAAATTCTCTGACCGCAACGCACCAGAGCCGTGACGCATGCTTTCACGAGCTGTAAtcgtaatatatataaaatattttttggatGTTCACTTATTGGTTAACAGCCAATTTATTAAGGAGAATACATGCTGTATTTCTAGATATTATTAGCGAAGATATTGCCCCAGTCAAATTGTTCCACTGCGGCAGCAAATAGGGACATGGATGCAATTGGCAAACTGCGCTCTCTACGCCTTCTCGACCTTGACGTTGGCAGTAATCCTTCGTACTGGAGCGACGATTTACATCAGTCGGATCGTGGATTGGCGCGATACATGCAGATTCTCGAGTCTGTAGTAGCAAGAATCGTACGAAAAGGTGAGATGTTTATGATGTCATTATTCTTTATATTGTATTTGTATTCTAAATTGTGAGTGAATAATAACTCGAGCAAATGCTAACATAtaaaaccaaaaatatttttagacaaCACTCCCGAATCTTCGAAAACAACTACAAAAAGGGCATGTAAGTATGACTCTTCCGTGTATTTGAAGTATGATTTCCCTGTGGTAGACTCTTCTGTTGGAACTGAGACTAAATTAATCCCTGCTTCCAGTAGATCAATTCCTCGTCGAAGGAAAAACTTCACCTGGAAGCCCTTATCTTTGACTCTGTTTCTTCTTCTACCACACAGCCCCATCCTCCCCCCATTTCTTTGGTGTCCTATGCCAATGCGGTTACTCGGCCAAAAACTTCAGTTACGCTAAAACCTGCAAAATGTTTGCGGCCTGCTCCTACCCGACCATCTTACGCAGCTGTTGTTTCACGTGGACTTCGTAAGGCCTGTCCTGTCGATGTTATCCGACCTGTTTCATCAGATTTGGAGACAAAGCTTCCCTTGTATCCACGAAGGCTTAACACTTATTCTGCACCACCCAGCTCCGAAACTATACCTTCAAGGAGCCTGGAACGAACTGATGTCACCGGTCTTTTCACAACTGTTAAGAGTAGAAGatcaacaatgacgaaaatttcTCAGCATACTTTGCCAATGAAGAAGACAGCGAATCAACTTTGTAAGACTGTGGTCTATACCAACGATGTACATCCAAAGTCTTTACTTCACTCTACTTCATTTTCGAAACAACGTCACCGTGGACAGAAGGTCTCTTCGGCCTCATCTTTCACTCCTTCTGTTGTTTCTCGTGGTGCTCCTGGGCCTGCTTCTAATATTACTTTGCTGCACGGGAATGGGCGTCCCAAACATACTAGCAGATCTTTCTTTTCTACTCCACCCTCTTTTAGTAACTCTGAGCATTTTGATAAGAAGAGTCCCATTCCACGGAAGAAGTTACCGAGATCATCTTCTTCTGTGAAAAATGTTCAATcctatttaatttataaacaGTCGGGCGGTGTGTTTTCCGAAAACAAATTGTCAATTCAGTCGTTGGTATGTGCAATGAATGATATGGGATCATTTAATCCAAATTCCCATGCAGACTGGGTCAAATTAGCAAACGTTATTTGGAACACAAAATTTGCCAAAggtgaattgaaaaattatattcgaAAATTGCGACACTTTTGGAACAAGAACTCAAAAAACCTAAAAGGCAATGAAACATCAATTTCTGACACATCGGGCGATGAAGGATTTAAAAATACCAAACGGGATGAACCTTCTTCTGACTTTTCTCCTGaaactaaaattataaattcgaCTGCCAAAATTTGTCATAAAAAAAACACACCGCCTACGCCGCCCAAGACCTTAGAAGAAAGCTGCGAAAACATATTCGATCAGGTTAGTAAAAATTCAGAGATATTTTTAGATGCGCATGGGAGTGATTTTCATGTAGGTGCTCAAAGTTCAGTGCAAGCACATGGTATATGGAAACGTGAAAATCCAACAAAGAATGCCACATTTAAAATGGACACCAAAAATTGGAACAGTCTTTTTAATTCCGTTGCTGggcgaaaaataaaaaatcccAATTGGGCTGatgttttcagaaaatttattaaagaaaGTGACCCTTACTGTTCATATGCATTTCGATGGCACACAGTAAATTCTGGAATATTGGCAAATCGTATTTTTGCTTGTAGTGGGCATTGTTGCTTTACAGGTTGCAGTCGTAAAATTTCTGTAGTATCCTATCGGAAAGACCCCCGCATGTTTCATATTTCATACACAGACAAGATTCGCCATATTGGGTTAAAATCAATGAGACTTAAAGGTAAACGTAGGAAAGAGTTTCAGGAAAAATTGGTTCATGTTCTCCCTCgtaagatttatttaaaaaagataggTGCTCTCTCGTCTGAAGTCTTTCATTCTGGTAACAGGGACGATGCCCCATCCCAAGCTGTTTTAAAAAAGGCACGTCATGAATCTAGGGTTATCCGTGTCCCCAACCCCGGCAACCAATGGGATTCGCTATATTCACTGAGAAAGTTGCAGTACGAAAGGTCCAAAAATCAAGTAATTCGTGGAACCTTGCAGCAAATTTCAAGGGTTCCTTCGGGGATTATGTTTTGGTCAGAGGCTTCggtaaaaaaattcattcaaaattccTCTATTGACATTATATACATTGACGCTACTGGTGGAATTTTGGCGTCCGGTGGGCATAGTCCATACTACGTCTATGAAATTGTTACGCGTCATCCACAAAAAGGAAAATCACCCCTGGCCGTTGCCACGTTTGTAACAAATCGGCACAATATTCCAAATATTTCGAACTTTCTCATGCAATTCCGTTGAGATGTTTCCAAACTAACTAAAAGATTCCCCGCGAAAGTTTTTATATGCGATGGAAGCATGGCCCTTATAAAGTCAATAATTCAGGTTAACATGCGGGAAAGTTTGGAATCTTACATTTCGCGATGTTACGCTGTCATTGAAGGTACCGCAAATTTAGATATGCTTTCACGCCCCTATCTTCATTTATGCACGAGTCATACCATGAAGAATTTTAAACAGTTAGCTTGTAAACTACCAAAATTAAAACGTGAACTAATGCATATATTTGGACTACTCGTTTGTTGCGGAGAGTTGAAAACAGTCCGTAAAATTGTTTATCATTTcactattttattaatttgccaaaattctaattttatgCATGATAGTTGGACTTACTTGCAAAAGCAAATTGAAAAACAGAACATTCCTGTGCCTTCTGATGGTGAATTAGACCTAGGGACATCGGATGAACTTTTACCAGATGAAGATTTGAGCGAGATAAATCCTCTTACGGAATTAATGAATTGCGACATTTCGTCAGCCATTGAAATAGCAAGTAATGCAGAAATTTTGGGTTCCAACAATTTTTACTGCCCGGAAATATTGTCCAAATTTAAAACGTTCTATGTCCCGAAGATATGTCTTTGGGGAAGTTTGATGGTAGGTGATTTGGGAAGATATGGTAATTCAATTGgctatttgaaatattcgacTTTTTATGCAAAAGTCTCAGCTTCTGAGAAACAAAACATATCGCGAGATAATCGCACTCAGGGAATCATGGAAAAAAGTCAGCAGGAACTAAAGCGAACTCGTTTAAACAACAGACGATTTAAACGTCTTGACGAGATTGCTATAGTTTATGATGAACTCCATGACTCTCTGATTAGGGAATATGAAgataatttgattgtttgtccaaaaaaaaaaggaaagttGAAAACAATGACCAAATTGACCAAGAAATTGAGAAATGGAGTAAACGATCCCGAATTCAGGGTAAAGACAAATGTAAAGGAGTGTATCTTCAGCCCCCCATTAGACCTCTAAAGATGTTTCGCCCTCAAGAACTTTCTAATAACGATAGCCCAATTCTAATAAAAGCTGACGAAGCGTCTACTACACAATCTATGATGTTGCGGTTCGTCTCACCGAAAATTCCATCCCAAAAATTTGTACATTTATCTGATGTCgatcataaaataatgaattccAAAACTAATTTTAGAAGAGACTGGTTTACTTCGGATATTATGAACACCGCACAATTAATTTTGTCATCTCGGTATTCTGAAGTAGACGGGTTGCAAAGCACGACTTTTTATACAACGCTATCTGGCCCTAAATTGTATGTTACTTctgaaaaatttgttcaaattttatttgtgcACGAAAATAACTGGGTAACAGCATCAAATATATTCACCGCCGACCAAAATACTATACAGATTTATGATAGCTCTTATATGAAGTACAATGAAAATGACAAATATGCGATTTCGCTTTTTATGCGGCCAAGGCAAGGAACAAATAAAGTACAAATTGAATTCCCCGTTGTCCAGCAACAAACTTTAGGTGCATCATGTGGCCCATTCTCGATTAGTTTTTGCATAGCCCTATGTAACAAAATACGACCAGAGCATATCCTATTTGACGAGAAAAATCTTAGGAAGAAAATATGCGATGGTATAGTCTCTGAAAATTTTTCGTCGGTATTTAACATCAACAAGAAACGTGTTATACCCGCGCCCAGGCGATTGGAAATTCCGATTTTTTGCAACTGCCAACTGTCTTACATTGAAAATCAGACCATGATCGAATGCACTTCATGTTTAAAATGGTACCATCCAAAATGTTGTAGTATTCCAGTGCCAGTTGAGGCACTGAAAAACAGCGAAATAGAATGGAATTGCAAAAAGTGCATTCGATGCTAAATTACATGCAAAGCAATATTCAACTAGATATGATCATTTACATTCTCATTTTTTCTAGGTACATCATTCAAGTCAGACGAAGGATCAGTCTGTTTTACCTATTTGGCTTAACATGCCCTTTGCCAGGTTTTTCTCTCTTGGTCTAGTCTATAATATTGAGATGAAAACCGCCACGATGGTTGGCACCTTGACGTCGTGGTGTGGTGCCTTTATACTAAGACcaaccattttaaaaaaattttttttttaaatatgagaTAGATCCCTAGTATGAAAGAACGAGATGATTTCACAATTCGTTTATGTTATCTTACTTAAATTGAGGCACGCCATTATAATGTATACAGTATCCTGGGTTGTGATAGcgttgtttattaatttttagtCGGATTCTTAtttgggccatgtttgacaAGATAATATTATacgttcccgacatacaattttccAAAGCcttggttcgaggttacttcacaatatgttcttttgggatttttattcaaaagtggggcacgtaatcgaaaagtccaaaatttgtggttgaaatactgatatttattaattttgatgtaaaattcatgATTGTGCCATGTTtgacaagatattattatatgttcccgacatacaattttccTCAAACAtggttcgaggttacttcacaatatgttcttttgggatattttattcaaaagtggggcacgtaatcgaaaagatcaaaattttgggttaaaatgccgatatttactgattttgatgtaaaattcatgATTGTGCCATGTTTGAccagatattattatatgttcccgacatacaatttttctcaaacttagttcgaggttacttcacaatatgttcttttgggatattttattcaaaagtggggcacgtaatcgaaaagtccaaaattttgggttaaaatgccgatattcactaattttgatgtaaaattcctgtttgggccatgtttaacaagatattagTATATgctcccgacatacaatttttctcaaacttggttcgagattacttcacaatatgttcttctaggatattttattcaaaagtagggcacgtaatcgaaaagaTCAAAATTTCGGGTTAAAATGCCGATATtcactaattttgatgtaaaattcctgtttgggccatgtttaacaagatattaatatatgttcccgacatacaatttttttcaatcttgGTTCGAGgctacttcacaatatgttctttcgGGATATcttattcaaaagtggggcacgtaatcgaaaagtacaaaatttgggGTTAAAATGCCGTTAAAATGCCATGGTAAACCGTTTTCTGGCAACGCTATTTTATCGTTccgaaaacgagagagatgtccgctgagagatgtctgctagggtaactttggtcggctgacggacaactcgactacacggacaactcgactacctagaggcctggtgagttgtccgtcttttggcattttctacggcggtgttttaggtctatagaaatgcgtagcagtagtctaaactcgcctacggcagtcgccagacaggccgtcaactcaccagtcgagcaaacgctctgcgacgtgacgtcatcgatgctcgaggtgaagacaactcgactaccgagcaacgagaggcagacaactcaccagtcgagcaatcgctctgcgatatcgatgctcgaggagaagacattgctttgcaaaacgcagACTCAAGAGTTGCATAGAATTTACttagtgccgactgatattagttGTAAGCCAACTCACCACCTGAGTAGTCTACCAGCCGACAGCCACGTTCCATCTGCTGAGATACAACAATCGGGTTGGTGTCAGGGTACTTCCACTCAAACGTTACGTCCTGTTTTTTTATTAGCCTGTACTGTTCCCTTGTCATTACCACATCTGAATCATTAAAACATTTGCGATGAAACCAATTTCGACAGACGTCACAGATGAGTCCCTCCTACTTCATGGAAACGTTGTCGTCAAATCTCTTGCACATATTTGGAGTAGTCATCTTGAATTCTTGCGTAGTTTTTGTGGAGTTAATATACCGTTAGTCGTCCTCGTTTCAGTATAAAACTGTGATGAAAACGACCTCGGCTAATGAGTATTTACGTTTGTAAGGTGTCAGGCCGGCGATAATGAGGCTTCAAACTCGGCGATAACCGAGCAGTAATCTCGGCGCGCGGCTTCATTATCACCGATCTGACACCTTATCTAATCTCCGTGCATGGATATCACTTCACTCAGGCCATCATAAAGAATGTGCGTCACAATAATTTGCCTCGCCTATACAACAAGTGAGTGGTTaaccatatttatatatgtctttGTACATCTTTCACTTCTTTTGTATtaacatgtttttgttttaggGACGCTGGAACAAGAGACCTGATCAAGCATGTCATGGTGCTGTGCTATATACCAGCTATGTTTATTACGTCCAGATTCAAATCACTGAAAGAAAAGATGCAAACTCAAGAACTTcgccgaatattttcaaaacacatgGCTATACAACAGTGTTTGGACTCCCAATGATTGGTCAGTATTCGACGTAGAAATAAGAACCAACAATCATCTAGAAGGTTGGCACCGTCATTTTAACAGTATAACTCGGAAAAACATGCCTTTTTACAGTTTAATCTCAACAATGTACGAGGTAAGTATAGGGATAGAGGCGGACGTTGTGGAGATTTTGGAAGAGAATGTTGTGGGGCGTGTCAACGGCAGGTATGCGGAAGCCAACGAGAGGGTGCAACGTGTCTGGgaacaatttaaaaaagaagAGTTATCTGTGGACTCTCTTCTTCGAAGGTGTTCAAGGATCTACGGGCGCAGTATTGCAAAGAGTAAGTATGTAACGCAGCAAATTTCCCATAacgtttagtattcaaataaaattcattatacgtaacgaaaaagaaaacaaaaccttcCATCCATTGAATTTCCCCATAACGTTTAGTATTTAAATATCACATTAAATTCATTAAtcgtaacaaaaagtaaacatcttTTATCCATTCTTCGGCCCAGTTTCTTTGCCAGGCGTAGCGACAGTGCCTATCTGTTCCTGGTTTTCTTCTGCAAAAAGAAATTCCAACTCTATGACTGAAACCTTGCCGTGGTGAGTTGGCTTACaactaatatcagtcggcactaaGTAAATGCTATGCAACTCTTGAGTCTGAGTTTTGCAAAGCAATGTcttctcctcgagcatcgatatcgcagagcgattgctcgactggtgagttgtctgcctctcgttgctcggtagtcgagttgtcttcacctcgagcatcgatgacgtcgcagagcgtttgctcgactggtgagttgacggCCTGTCGGGCGAATGCCGTAGGCGAGTTTAGACTACTGCAACCATAGACTACCGAGCTCAcgttcataaatatttaagtgttactgtgaagtataaaggttttaatatatttaaaggtgctcattcaaaacatttaataccaataaagtttaaaaaaattaaacgaacacagtcctataaatcaacagtctaacttcgctaacgttactccaatttcgtctgtagactgtatttctattcatacaacatgatcaaaataagccacttatacaaataaaaatgctttctagagcatatttatgtatttttctcaacatttgagcactaaaaatatcaaaaacgcatttctatagacctaaaacatcaccgtagaaaatgccaaaagacggacaactcaccaggcctctaggtagtcgagttgtctctggtgatttgtccgtgtagtcgagttgtccgcctcccctTTGGGCTACATCTCCGTGGTTCGATCAGGTGATCTTTAGAAGCATGGCTACTGTATTTTCTTGACTCTCT from Styela clava chromosome 14, kaStyClav1.hap1.2, whole genome shotgun sequence encodes:
- the LOC144431919 gene encoding uncharacterized protein LOC144431919 isoform X2, producing MRGFRTRPVAYPRGAATASGKQTAYLRSPKEQHRPHLLLLSDSNIRNITFPKVVSPSPSSPFSLSSICLPGGQLRHGVAEILGTEAFPEVDYLLLALGTNDVAGSGGWGKQSREYAEKLIGASQQAYPGVKILLAKILPQSNCSTAAANRDMDAIGKLRSLRLLDLDVGSNPSYWSDDLHQSDRGLARYMQILESVVARIVRKGEMFMMSLFFILYLYSKL
- the LOC144431919 gene encoding uncharacterized protein LOC144431919 isoform X1, which codes for MTKISQHTLPMKKTANQLCKTVVYTNDVHPKSLLHSTSFSKQRHRGQKVSSASSFTPSVVSRGAPGPASNITLLHGNGRPKHTSRSFFSTPPSFSNSEHFDKKSPIPRKKLPRSSSSVKNVQSYLIYKQSGGVFSENKLSIQSLVCAMNDMGSFNPNSHADWVKLANVIWNTKFAKGELKNYIRKLRHFWNKNSKNLKGNETSISDTSGDEGFKNTKRDEPSSDFSPETKIINSTAKICHKKNTPPTPPKTLEESCENIFDQVSKNSEIFLDAHGSDFHVGAQSSVQAHGIWKRENPTKNATFKMDTKNWNSLFNSVAGRKIKNPNWADVFRKFIKESDPYCSYAFRWHTVNSGILANRIFACSGHCCFTGCSRKISVVSYRKDPRMFHISYTDKIRHIGLKSMRLKGKRRKEFQEKLVHVLPRKIYLKKIGALSSEVFHSGNRDDAPSQAVLKKARHESRVIRVPNPGNQWDSLYSLRKLQYERSKNQVIRGTLQQISRVPSGIMFWSEASVKKFIQNSSIDIIYIDATGGILASGGHSPYYVYEIVTRHPQKGKSPLAVATFVTNRHNIPNISNFLMQFR